The Carassius auratus strain Wakin unplaced genomic scaffold, ASM336829v1 scaf_tig00009230, whole genome shotgun sequence DNA window TTTATCCTTGGTTATTTCTGTCCATCTCGGTGGCTTCTGTTACTACACAAACTTTTGCTGTTCAGATACTTTTGATAAAGACAAGTGCTGTGGATTATCGCACCACTTTAATAACCGATATGGCCTCGTGCCCGTCCATCTGTCCCAACACCCTCCTGCTGACCCTCACTCAATGCCATCTGTGATTCTGTGTGACCCTAACGTCCCATTTTTCACTTCTTCACACCTCGATTCTCATGGTCTCACAGACACATCTCTGTATGTTTCTCTCATATTCCATCTGTGTCTCTCAATCAAGTGTCCTGCTGTCCCACGGTGGTCGTCTAATGGCTGCCCGTCAGGACTTGGATAATCTTGTGGATTGCTGTAAAATGCTTTAGTGGGAAAGTGGATCCGTTTAGCTTGtctgtttcatttcatttttatgtattgTTATGTAATGTGACCCTAACATGATAGGAATAAGAGCGATGCATTAGTTTTTACGAATTGAAGTCGATTGCTACTTTGAACAAGTTGTTTCTGGCAAGATCATAATCTAGCTCAGACTGGTCTGGACTGTGTCTTGTgaaacatccacacacacacacacacacacaatcagatttTTCTTGTGTTTAGTCATGTTGCAATAACAGggacattttatcagttcatagacttatacacatttatacacataCACTTCAATCTGTACAAATGGCACCATGCTTGCAATCTCTTAAAGTGCTCTTCACttacttatacacacacacacacacacacacacacagtagttgGGGTTACAGATTTCTTTTCAAAGAGTTTTCAACATTTCTGGTTTGTGTGGGATATTGTGAGGGTGGACAGCCTGAAGACTAAAATGGTTAGTGCTTTTATATAACCCTAATCATGGCTGTAAGAAAAGAGCACAACTTTTCCTTCTCTGTGACACTTATACTGTCTCTCGTATATTCTGAGAAGTATTTAGACAAACTGCTCTGCAGAATGGTTGTCTCGACTGTGCTTGCCAAGGCGGGAACATTCCTGCAGAATTCCAGTCACTCTCAAGATTCCCACTCTCTCTTACACTCACtaaggtttttctttttaacaaaaaaatatcgaaaaactgtaatattgtgaaatagtattacaatttaaaataactgttttctattttgtaattgtatgtaatttaaaatttcataaaaatagtataaaaatattttcacgTTCTAGTGAACCATGTATCTGTATTCTGTCTCATCTGGTGAGCTAAGAGGATTGTCACACCCCTAGCGTCGAAAACCAGTGATATAGAGCATAATTTTCCAAGTGTATGACATTTCATTCTTCATGTTAactataaattaatgaaaaagaaaatcagtttaaataaagaaagcaataactttgccatagtgtcctttcaaatgttaaagttttcACAGTCATTGCATGCTCTGCATATGCTGCCACGCCCCCTGGAAAAAAGTTCAGGCtcaggaattttttattttttttacttaaaccccgtgtttaatattttttgtggaaaacgtCGTAAAGTGGAGTGCAGTGCAGTGCCACAAACTCATCACCTCTATACCACGCTGAATAGAGGGAGTTATTAAAGCAAAAGCagtccctaccaagtattgagtacatgtacagtaaatgaacatactttccagaaggccaagaattaactaaaaatgttttttcattgGTCTTATGaactattctaatttgttgagataagtgaatgggtgggtttttgttaaatgtgagccaaaatcatcataattagataagaaccaaagacttaaacttcttcagtgtgtgtgcactgaatttatttaatacatgaattaccgaaataaatgaacttttccacaacattctaatttattgagattcaattgtatatttatatttgtcacATTAGACCCTGATTGGATAAAGGCACAGTAAGACGTTTGACTATTGACACAGTCCACTTTGCAGCCTGTTCTGGCCCAATTAGACAGGAAGAGACCTGTCTGATAAACGTGTATTTACCGATTCTTCTCATAGATATCTATCCTACCGAGTATAACTGAATGTCCTCCAAAGATTTCATGTCACAATTCAGCCTTTAGCAAATCTAGTGTTTAGTTCTTCTTCCAAAGCACTCATGCAGCTCCTTATTAATATGCCATTATTTCCAGGCATTAAAAAGCTGATCAATCAGATCAGAGCCAGACCAGTTTGCCAGATTGTAAAAGTctatttttgtgtgcaatatgtTTGAGTGGATGACTGTGTGATAAGTGGGCCAATATGACCATTGAGTGATTAGAAAATCCCACATTTGACCCAGTTATTGAGGCTGCAATGAAGTTATCACACTTAGGAAATGATGTTAACCagatattaaaaaatgttgatgtctgtttttcCAGTGCGAGGATGTCGTCCAGGAAAGATCGTTCAGATGACGGAAGCAGAAGTTCGAGGACTCTGCATTAAATCTCGAGAGATCTTTCTCAGTCAGCCCATCTTGCTGGAGCTGGAGGCTCCACTTAAAATCTGTGGTAGGTTCGATACTCCCCTTTTCCAGAGCGGAGAACATCTCCACTGTTTTAATTACATTCCTTCATCTCCATTTCTCAAGGTTTATGAAATCAGTGTGTATGTAGAGCAGGTTATAAATATGAACATAATGAGGATAGGTTTGAGGTCATTTCTCTTCTCTCTGTGGCACACCTCagacccctgtgtgtgtgtgtgtgtgtgtgtgtttacgcgCGCCATAGCCATTGACCTGAATTTTTAGACTCTTTTCTTTTCTGAATTGTACTCTGATAAAATAACCAAATAACTTTATTGATTTATGTCAGTTTTATAACTCCCTCTGTCTCTAGGTGACATCCATGGCCAGTATACAGATTTGTTGAGGTTGTTTGAATACGGCGGTTTTCCACCGGAGGCAAACTATCTCTTTCTGGGTGATTATGTTGACCGAGGGAAACAATCTTTGGAGACCATCTGCCTCCTACTGGCCTATAAGATCAAATACCCTGAGAACTTCTTCCTCTTGAGGGGGAACCACGAGTGCGCCTCCATCAACCGGATCTATGGCTTCTATGATGAGTGTGAGCATCGGAgtacattcaaatataaatacaCCACACCAAACAATCTCAAATCATATTGATTTCTCACCCACTAAACAAACTTTCAGatcatactttatttttatatgcacatTATTCTCTTGCAGGCAAGCGCAGGTTCAACATAAAACTCTGGAAGACATTCACAGACTGCTTCAACTGCCTCCCTATTGCTGCCATCATAGATGAGAAGATTTTCTGTTGCCATGGAGGTGAGATCGGGTGCATGAAAGATGGTTTTATAGAAATGACTCTTGGCCTGATGAAATAGGtctaaaaatattaatgcatgcTCTTTGTAACACTTTCTCTGTGTGATGACTTGTCTCTTTATGTCTGTCTTCTAGGTCTCTCTCCTGATCTCCAGTCAATGGAACAGATACGTCGGATTATGCGACCAACTGATGTCCCAGATACAGGTGTGTATGCACATGcattataaaaactaaaacttgttTTGGGTCGATAAATCACTGATGTCTCCATTGGAAAATCTGACAACCTTtgacattttctttattaaaaatatttccttcgattaaattgtattttacaattagatcttctacatttttattttagtagtatatgcgttatagcttttatttattaaattagcttttatttttagattttcaatttGAGttgagtttagtttagtttagttttagttttcatttatttccaaCTAAAAATTGGCTTTAGTTAGTCACCTagtataacataacatttacatttaatattgtgttgaccactaataaaaacattttgatgtAATGAAATATTGTCACAGATACatattctctgtctctctgtcttgcAGGGTTGCTGTGTGATTTGCTGTGGTCGGACCCAGATAAGGACGTTCAGGGATGGGGGGAGAATGATCGTGGCGTGTCATTCACTTTCGGTGCCGACGTAGTCAGCAAATTCCTCAACCGCCACGATCTGGACCTAATCTGCAGGGCACATCAGGTACTAATTCATTTTAACCAGTCAGGATCCACTAGCCATGTCATAACTTGGAATAATTGTGGTTAAGTATGCTTCTATATGTAGATTGTGTTTTAGTTTATGCAGTGAGTGTGTCGTGTTTCGCAGGTGGTTGAAGATGGTTATGAGTTCTTTGCCAAGCGGCAGTTGGTCACTCTGTTCTCTGCACCAAACTACTGCGGGGAGTTTGACAATGCCGGTGGAATGATGAGTGTGGATGAGTCACTCATGTGCTCTTTTCAGGTGTGttatcatccacacacacacatacacatgcattgCTCTCATAATATATTCACACACTCTGTTTTCTTCCTCAGATCCTGAAGCCATCAGAAAAGAAGGCAAAGTATCAGTACAGCGGGGTGAACTCAGGGCGGCCTGTGACCCCGCCCCGTACGGCTCAAGCCCCCAAGAAGAGGTGAGCGACTCGCCACCCAGAACTACACCCTCCATCCCCCAACCTTCAGCAAACTAGCCCATCTGGGGCAGCTTTACCCTCCAAAATCTCTTACTTGCCCTGCCaaacttctttctcttttcttaaaATTTGTGTACAGAAATTTTGCTGTGACCAGTCGGATTCTCTTTTCTTTTGCTCtgcttgtttgtttattggtattttaataacataaataataataacaaaacttcTTTGGGAAGCAACTGCTGAGATGAAAAAACCCAgagcaaaacacacactcattcaactcACGCAAAAGATCTCTGTAGTGTCCTGATGTATAAGCATTGTATTAAACTTttcttcagtattctttgattGTTGAACATTAATGTTGATTCATAAAGAGAGAGTGACGATTGTAAGTATTGAAGGTTGTCGTGTATTTCGCTACACTCTGAAGTTTCAAGAGGctttcacgcacacacacaaactcatactTTAACTCTGTCGGGGTGCTTGATCACAGGTCAGCAGATACTTTACATGAATACAGACACGATCCGTTGTCGATAAACTAGTTCAGTGTGGACGAAGCTAGAAAAGGGATTTTAACTCGGATAACGtgacacacacattttcacagcTGCATTTACCAACGGCATTGCATGTTCTTAATACCTCTGGGATTTACAGTGAAACTATACACCTCTGTTTAATGTGCTGTTTTTATGTCTTACGATAGTAATAATTCAGGAGAAAAGTGTCGCAGCATAACACTTAAGACTTGCATGACCCTTGTACA harbors:
- the LOC113072505 gene encoding serine/threonine-protein phosphatase PP1-beta catalytic subunit-like — its product is MTSLRAPPGARCWKRCMQNSALKMAEGELNVDSLISRLLEVRGCRPGKIVQMTEAEVRGLCIKSREIFLSQPILLELEAPLKICGDIHGQYTDLLRLFEYGGFPPEANYLFLGDYVDRGKQSLETICLLLAYKIKYPENFFLLRGNHECASINRIYGFYDECKRRFNIKLWKTFTDCFNCLPIAAIIDEKIFCCHGGLSPDLQSMEQIRRIMRPTDVPDTGLLCDLLWSDPDKDVQGWGENDRGVSFTFGADVVSKFLNRHDLDLICRAHQVVEDGYEFFAKRQLVTLFSAPNYCGEFDNAGGMMSVDESLMCSFQILKPSEKKAKYQYSGVNSGRPVTPPRTAQAPKKR